One window from the genome of Populus alba chromosome 15, ASM523922v2, whole genome shotgun sequence encodes:
- the LOC118032777 gene encoding non-specific lipid transfer protein GPI-anchored 10 — MASLYSEPPTIAITSLVLLLLISLPPTILSQNSPIPTDPTVTDCTPRLLPLAPCAPFVQGMAQTPVQPCCDNLNQLYQEQPGCICLLLKDTNLRSFPINRTLALELPALCNVQINIAACSGAPQVLSSPPASQVHPGAPSNSSVGRQTDYTFAASSVVEGEPRSSIMGIEFHRSTGVKLEAEGSLMLLVTLALISLSKAFRWV, encoded by the exons ATGGCCTCTCTGTACTCTGAGCCTCCTACCATTGCAATTACTTCACTAGTTTTGCTTCTTCTCATTTCCCTTCCACCCACAATCCTCTCACAAAATTCCCCCATCCCCACTGACCCAACAGTAACTGATTGCACTCCAAGGCTGCTACCACTGGCCCCATGTGCCCCATTTGTTCAAGGCATGGCTCAGACACCAGTTCAACCTTGCTGTGACAACCTCAACCAACTCTACCAAGAGCAGCCTGGTTGCATTTGCCTCTTGCTCAAAGACACCAACCTGCGCTCTTTCCCAATAAATCGCACCTTAGCCCTGGAGCTGCCTGCTCTTTGCAACGTGCAAATTAACATTGCTGCCTGTTCAG GGGCCCCTCAGGTCCTCTCTAGTCCACCTGCTTCTCAAGTTCACCCGGGAGCACCCTCCAATTCTTCTGTTGGGAGACAGACCGACTATACTTTTGCTG CTTCTTCTGTGGTTGAAGGGGAGCCTAGATCCTCCATCATGGGAATCGAATTTCATCGGAGTACTGGTGTTAAGTTGGAGGCAGAAGGTTCTTTGATGCTTCTGGTGACTCTGGCACTCATTTCTTTATCAAAAGCATTTCGTTGGGTCTAG
- the LOC118032776 gene encoding uncharacterized protein — protein MSLFIANGNGGGGRILYTNPTRHHPYTHTPCRPHFLFPLRRSPQDHLHIVSASNKKLSSVSRIGKFDSKNRRSSTTSTKDQEENKRDGSGGDENVNGEVKNVSTSVGENYDGYFLPELPGDEPDFWEGPQWDGLGFFVQYMWAFGIVFALVACGIAVATYNGGAADFKETPAYKESIQSRDLLEEPEASNSDVFDSNPTEVAPSLE, from the exons ATGTCTCTCTTCATAGCCAATGGCAATGGTGGTGGAGGCAGAATCCTCTACACCAACCCCACGAGACACCACCCTTACACCCACACTCCATGCCGTCCTCATTTCCTGTTTCCACTCAGAAGATCACCTCAAGATCACCTCCATATAGTCTCAGCTTCTAACAAGAAACTTTCCTCTGTCTCTAGAATTGGCAAGTTCGACAGCAAGAACAGGAGGAGCTCAACTACTTCGACCAAAGAccaagaagagaataaaagggaCGGTAGTGGTGGTGATGAAAATGTTAATGGTGAAGTTAAAAATGTTAGTACAAGTGTTGGTGAGAATTATGATGGCTATTTCTTGCCAGAGCTTCCTGGGGATGAGCCTGATTTCTGGGAAGGTCCACAGTGGGATGGTCTTGGCTTCTTCGTGCAGTATATGTGGGCTTTTGGTATTGTTTTTGCG CTAGTTGCATGTGGGATTGCCGTGGCTACGTACAATGGAGGGGCAGCAGATTTTAAGGAGACACCTGCATACAAAGAGTCAATCCAGTCGCGGGATCTTTTAGAAGAACCTGAAGCATCTAATTCTGATGTCTTTGACTCCAATCCAACTGAGGTGGCACCTAGTTTGGAATAG